The following coding sequences are from one Motacilla alba alba isolate MOTALB_02 chromosome 4, Motacilla_alba_V1.0_pri, whole genome shotgun sequence window:
- the LOXL3 gene encoding lysyl oxidase homolog 3 isoform X2, whose amino-acid sequence MGGCGARAWPELLVLLGSAWLWVGSAQPTPPGPSRPPGPQLRFRLAGYPRKHNEGRVEVFYNDEWGTICDDDFTLGNAHVLCRHLGFVAATGWAHSAKYGKGVGRIWLDNVNCVGNEKSIGDCKHRGWGNSDCSHEEDAGVVCKDERIPGFKDSNVIETEQSHLEEVRLRPVVSGGRRQLPVTEGIVEVRYKDSWAQICDQGWDNHNSRVVCGMMGFPAEKKVNRNFYRLFTERQQLNYRLHSVSCTGTEVHLSMCSFEFYRGNSSAACGSGMPAVVSCVPGPLFATGNAHKKKQRQQQQQQGQPRIRLKGGARVGEGRVEVLKSSEWGTICDDRWNLQSASVVCRELGFGSAKEALTGARMGQGTGPIHLNEVQCRGTEKSLWNCPFRNITQEDCKHTEDAAVRCNIPYMGYENLIRLSGGRSRFEGRVEVAVGAGDHGDQPRWGLVCGEGWGTLEAMVACRQLGLGFANHGLQETWYWDASNVTEMVMSGVKCAGHEMSLSHCQHHGASLSCRNTGTRFAAGVICSETASDLLLHAPLVQETAYIEDRPLHMLYCAAEENCLASSARLANWPYGHRRLLRFSSQIHNRGRADFRPKAGRHSWVWHECHRHYHSMDIFTHYDILTPNGTKVAEGHKASFCLEDTECEEDVAKRYECANFGEQGITMGCWDLYRHDIDCQWIDITDVKPGNYILQVVINPNFEVAESDFTNNAMKCNCKYDGHRIWVHSCHIGDALSEEANKRFEQYPGQLNNQIS is encoded by the exons ATGGGAGGCTGCGGCGCGCGGGCATGGCcggagctgctggtgctgctgggcagcgcCTGGCTGTGggtgggcagtgcccagcccacCCCCCCGGGCCCCTCACGCCCCCCTGGGCCCCAGCTGAGGTTCCGCCTGGCCGGTTACCCCCGCAAGCACAACGAGGGACGCGTCGAGGTCTTCTACAACGACGAGTGGGGCACCATCTGCGACGACGACTTCACGCTGGGCAACGCGCACGTGCTGTGCCGGCACCTCGGCTTCGTGGCTGCCACCGGCTGGGCACACAGCGCCAAGTACGGCAAAGGAGTCG GGCGGATCTGGCTGGACAATGTGAACTGCGTTGGAAACGAGAAGAGCATCGGGGACTGCAAACACCGGGGCTGGGGGAACAGCGACTGCAGCCATGAGGAGGATGCGGGTGTGGTCTGCAAGGATGAGCGCATTCCAGGCTTCAAGGACTCCAACGTCATCGAG ACCGAGCAGAGCCACCTGGAGGAGGTGCGGCTGCGGCCGGTGGTGTCCGGGGGCCGGCGGCAGCTGCCGGTGACAGAGGGCATCGTGGAGGTGCGCTACAAGGACAGCTGGGCACAGATCTGCGACCAGGGCTGGGACAACCACAACAGCCGCGTCGTCTGCGGCATGATGGGCTTCCCGGCAGAGAAGAAAGTCAACAGGAACTTCTACAG GCTCTTCACGGAGCGGCAGCAGCTCAACTACCGCCTGCACTCGGTGTCCTGCACGGGGACAGAGGTGCACCTGTCCATGTGCTCCTTCGAGTTCTACCGGGGCAACTCCTCAGCAGCCTGCGGCTCCGGCATGCCCGCCGTGGTCAGCTGCGTGCCCGGGCCCCTCTTCGCCACTGGCAATGCCCACAAGAAGAAAcagcgccagcagcagcagcagcagggccag ccccggATCCGGCTGAAGGGCGGCGCCAGGGTCGGCGAGGGCCGCGTTGAGGTGCTCAAGAGCAGCGAGTGGGGCACGATCTGTGACGACCGCTGGAACCTGCAGTCGGCCAGCGTCGTGTGCCGCGAGCTGGGCTTCGGCAGCGCCAAGGAGGCCCTCACCGGGGCACGCATGGGGCAAG GGACGGGCCCCATCCACCTGAACGAGGTGCAGTGCCGGGGCACCGAGAAGTCCCTGTGGAACTGCCCCTTCAGGAACATCACCCAGGAGGACTGCAAGCACACGGAGGACGCGGCTGTTCGCTGCAACATCCCCTACATGGGCTACGAGAACCTG atTCGGCTGAGCGGGGGCCGGAGCCGCTTCGAGGGGCGGGTCGAGGTGGCGGTGGGGGCTGGCGACCACGGGGACCAGCCCCGCTGGGGTCTGGTCTGCGGCGAAGGCTGGGGTACTCTCGAGGCCATGGTGGCCTGTCGCCAGCTGGGTCTGGGATTCGCTAACCACGGCTTACAA GAGACGTGGTACTGGGACGCCAGCAACGTGACAGAGATGGTCATGAGCGGGGTGAAGTGCGCCGGCCACGAGATGTCCCTGAGCCACTGCCAGCACCACGGtgccagcctgagctgcaggaacacGGGCACGCGCTTCGCTGCGGGCGTCATCTGCTCCGAGA CCGCCTCCGACCTGCTGCTGCACGCGCCGCTGGTGCAGGAGACGGCGTACATCGAGGACAGGCCGCTGCACATGCTGTACTGCGCCGCCGAGGAAAACTGCCTGGCCAGCTCGGCCCGCCTGGCCAACTGGCCCTACGGCCACCGCCGCCTGCTCCGCTTCTCCTCGCAGATCCACAACCGCGGCCGCGCCGACTTCCGCCCCAAGGCCGGCCGCCACTCCTGGGTCTGGCACGAGTGCCACCG GCACTACCACAGCATGGACATCTTCACCCACTACGACATCCTGACCCCCAACGGCACCAAGGTGGCCGAAGGACACAAGGCCAGCTTCTGCCTGGAGGACACCGAGTGCGAGGAAG atGTGGCCAAGAGGTACGAGTGTGCCAACTTTGGGGAGCAGGGCATCACCATGGGCTGCTGGGACCTGTACCGGCACGACATCGACTGCCAGTGGATCGACATCACTGACGTCAAGCCAGGCAACTAcatcctgcag GTCGTGATCAACCCCAACTTCGAGGTGGCAGAAAGTGACTTCACCAACAATGCCATGAAATGCAACTGCAAGTACGACGGGCACCGCATCTGGGTGCACAGCTGCCACATCG GAGATGCGCTCAGCGAGGAGGCCAACAAGCGGTTTGAGCAGTACCCAGGTCAGCTCAACAACCAGATTTCATAG
- the HTRA2 gene encoding serine protease HTRA2, mitochondrial translates to MAAAARRVRIRCIPVPPGVQRWCRALTGTVEPPPPPPPPPPPPPSHPPPPSAWGRSLAAAVGAGAAALVLLWARERRRSPLSAAVPAPPPAPPPTSPRAAFNFIADVVEKTAPALVYVEIVGRHPFLGRDVPISNGSGFVVSPDGLIVTNAHVVANRRRVRVKLASGEMYDAVVQDVDQVADIATIKIKPKHPLPTLPLGRSAEVRQGEFVVAMGSPFALQNTITSGIVSSAQRGSRELGLAATDMEYIQTDAAIDFGNSGGPLVNLDGEVIGVNTMKVTSGISFAIPSDRLRKFLQKEEHRKSSWFGNAESKRRYIGVMMLTLTPSILAELKLRDPTFPDISYGVLIHKVIIGSPAHQAGLKAGDVVLEINGAVSRRAEDVYEAVRTQQSLALLVRRGYDTLLVSVVPEVTE, encoded by the exons ATGGCGGCAGCGGCGCGGAGGGTGCGGATCCGGTGCATCCCGGTGCCACCGGGCGTACAGCGCTGGTGCCGAGCGCTGACCGGGACCGTTGAGCCACcgcctccccctcctcctccccctcctcctcctccttcccatcccCCGCCGCCGTCCGCCTGGGGCCGGTCTCTGGCGGCGGCGGTGGgcgccggggcggcggcgctggtgctgctgtgggccCGGGAGCGCCGCCGGTCCCCGCTGAGCGCCGCCgtgcccgccccgccgcccgcccctcCGCCCACCTCGCCCCGCGCCGCCTTCAACTTCATCGCTGACGTGGTGGAGAAAACGGCGCCCGCGCTGGTCTACGTGGAGATCGTGGGCAG GCACCCCTTCCTGGGCCGGGATGTGCCCATCTCCAACGGATCGGGCTTCGTGGTGTCCCCGGACGGGCTGATCGTCACCAACGCGCACGTGGTGGCCAACCGGCGGCGCGTGCGGGTCAAGCTGGCCAGCGGCGAGATGTACGACGCCGTGGTGCAGGACGTGGACCAGGTGGCCGACATCGCCACCATCAAGATCAAACCCAAG CACCCGCTGCCCACGCTGCCGCTGGGCCGCTCGGCCGAGGTGAGGCAGGGCGAGTTCGTGGTGGCCATGGGCAGCCCCTTCGCCCTGCAGAACACCATCACCTCGGGCATTGTCAGCTCGGCGCAGCGCGGCAGCCGCGAGCTGGGCCTGGCCGCCACCGACATGGAGTACATCCAGACCGACGCTGCCATCGAT TTTGGGAACTCTGGGGGCCCCCTCGTCAACCTG gatggTGAGGTGATCGGGGTGAACACCATGAAGGTGACGTCGGGCATCTCCTTTGCCATCCCCTCGGACCGGCTGCGGAAGTTCCTGCAGAAGGAGGAGCACCGCAAGA GCTCGTGGTTTGGCAATGCAGAGTCCAAGCGCCGGTACATCGGGGTCATGATGCTGACCCTCACTCCCAG catcctggcagagctgaagcTGCGTGACCCCACCTTTCCTGACATCTCCTACGGCGTGCTGATCCACAAGGTGATCATCGGCTCCCCAGCACACCA GGCAGGGCTGAAGGCCGGGGACGTGGTGCTGGAGATCAACGGGGCGGTGTCACGGCGTGCCGAGGACGTGTACGAGGCGGTGAGGACGCAGCAGAGCTTGGCCCTGCTGGTGCGGCGGGGCTACGACACCCTGCTGGTGAGCGTCGTCCCCGAGGTCACCGAGTAG
- the LOXL3 gene encoding lysyl oxidase homolog 3 isoform X1 gives MGGCGARAWPELLVLLGSAWLWVGSAQPTPPGPSRPPGPQLRFRLAGYPRKHNEGRVEVFYNDEWGTICDDDFTLGNAHVLCRHLGFVAATGWAHSAKYGKGVGRIWLDNVNCVGNEKSIGDCKHRGWGNSDCSHEEDAGVVCKDERIPGFKDSNVIETEQSHLEEVRLRPVVSGGRRQLPVTEGIVEVRYKDSWAQICDQGWDNHNSRVVCGMMGFPAEKKVNRNFYRLFTERQQLNYRLHSVSCTGTEVHLSMCSFEFYRGNSSAACGSGMPAVVSCVPGPLFATGNAHKKKQRQQQQQQGQPRIRLKGGARVGEGRVEVLKSSEWGTICDDRWNLQSASVVCRELGFGSAKEALTGARMGQGTGPIHLNEVQCRGTEKSLWNCPFRNITQEDCKHTEDAAVRCNIPYMGYENLIRLAGGRTEFEGRVEVKRGSKWGTVCSDGWTTKEAMVACRQLGLGYSLHAVTETWYWDASNVTEMVMSGVKCAGHEMSLSHCQHHGASLSCRNTGTRFAAGVICSETASDLLLHAPLVQETAYIEDRPLHMLYCAAEENCLASSARLANWPYGHRRLLRFSSQIHNRGRADFRPKAGRHSWVWHECHRHYHSMDIFTHYDILTPNGTKVAEGHKASFCLEDTECEEDVAKRYECANFGEQGITMGCWDLYRHDIDCQWIDITDVKPGNYILQVVINPNFEVAESDFTNNAMKCNCKYDGHRIWVHSCHIGDALSEEANKRFEQYPGQLNNQIS, from the exons ATGGGAGGCTGCGGCGCGCGGGCATGGCcggagctgctggtgctgctgggcagcgcCTGGCTGTGggtgggcagtgcccagcccacCCCCCCGGGCCCCTCACGCCCCCCTGGGCCCCAGCTGAGGTTCCGCCTGGCCGGTTACCCCCGCAAGCACAACGAGGGACGCGTCGAGGTCTTCTACAACGACGAGTGGGGCACCATCTGCGACGACGACTTCACGCTGGGCAACGCGCACGTGCTGTGCCGGCACCTCGGCTTCGTGGCTGCCACCGGCTGGGCACACAGCGCCAAGTACGGCAAAGGAGTCG GGCGGATCTGGCTGGACAATGTGAACTGCGTTGGAAACGAGAAGAGCATCGGGGACTGCAAACACCGGGGCTGGGGGAACAGCGACTGCAGCCATGAGGAGGATGCGGGTGTGGTCTGCAAGGATGAGCGCATTCCAGGCTTCAAGGACTCCAACGTCATCGAG ACCGAGCAGAGCCACCTGGAGGAGGTGCGGCTGCGGCCGGTGGTGTCCGGGGGCCGGCGGCAGCTGCCGGTGACAGAGGGCATCGTGGAGGTGCGCTACAAGGACAGCTGGGCACAGATCTGCGACCAGGGCTGGGACAACCACAACAGCCGCGTCGTCTGCGGCATGATGGGCTTCCCGGCAGAGAAGAAAGTCAACAGGAACTTCTACAG GCTCTTCACGGAGCGGCAGCAGCTCAACTACCGCCTGCACTCGGTGTCCTGCACGGGGACAGAGGTGCACCTGTCCATGTGCTCCTTCGAGTTCTACCGGGGCAACTCCTCAGCAGCCTGCGGCTCCGGCATGCCCGCCGTGGTCAGCTGCGTGCCCGGGCCCCTCTTCGCCACTGGCAATGCCCACAAGAAGAAAcagcgccagcagcagcagcagcagggccag ccccggATCCGGCTGAAGGGCGGCGCCAGGGTCGGCGAGGGCCGCGTTGAGGTGCTCAAGAGCAGCGAGTGGGGCACGATCTGTGACGACCGCTGGAACCTGCAGTCGGCCAGCGTCGTGTGCCGCGAGCTGGGCTTCGGCAGCGCCAAGGAGGCCCTCACCGGGGCACGCATGGGGCAAG GGACGGGCCCCATCCACCTGAACGAGGTGCAGTGCCGGGGCACCGAGAAGTCCCTGTGGAACTGCCCCTTCAGGAACATCACCCAGGAGGACTGCAAGCACACGGAGGACGCGGCTGTTCGCTGCAACATCCCCTACATGGGCTACGAGAACCTG ATCCGCCTGGCCGGCGGGAGGACAGAGTTTGAGGGCCGCGTGGAGGTGAAGCGAGGCAGTAAGTGGGGCACGGTGTGCAGCGATGGCTGGACCACCAAGGAGGCCATGGTGGCCTGTCGTCAGCTCGGCCTGGGCTACTCCCTGCATGCTGTGACG GAGACGTGGTACTGGGACGCCAGCAACGTGACAGAGATGGTCATGAGCGGGGTGAAGTGCGCCGGCCACGAGATGTCCCTGAGCCACTGCCAGCACCACGGtgccagcctgagctgcaggaacacGGGCACGCGCTTCGCTGCGGGCGTCATCTGCTCCGAGA CCGCCTCCGACCTGCTGCTGCACGCGCCGCTGGTGCAGGAGACGGCGTACATCGAGGACAGGCCGCTGCACATGCTGTACTGCGCCGCCGAGGAAAACTGCCTGGCCAGCTCGGCCCGCCTGGCCAACTGGCCCTACGGCCACCGCCGCCTGCTCCGCTTCTCCTCGCAGATCCACAACCGCGGCCGCGCCGACTTCCGCCCCAAGGCCGGCCGCCACTCCTGGGTCTGGCACGAGTGCCACCG GCACTACCACAGCATGGACATCTTCACCCACTACGACATCCTGACCCCCAACGGCACCAAGGTGGCCGAAGGACACAAGGCCAGCTTCTGCCTGGAGGACACCGAGTGCGAGGAAG atGTGGCCAAGAGGTACGAGTGTGCCAACTTTGGGGAGCAGGGCATCACCATGGGCTGCTGGGACCTGTACCGGCACGACATCGACTGCCAGTGGATCGACATCACTGACGTCAAGCCAGGCAACTAcatcctgcag GTCGTGATCAACCCCAACTTCGAGGTGGCAGAAAGTGACTTCACCAACAATGCCATGAAATGCAACTGCAAGTACGACGGGCACCGCATCTGGGTGCACAGCTGCCACATCG GAGATGCGCTCAGCGAGGAGGCCAACAAGCGGTTTGAGCAGTACCCAGGTCAGCTCAACAACCAGATTTCATAG
- the AUP1 gene encoding lipid droplet-regulating VLDL assembly factor AUP1 → MEPPAAPGPERLFDSHRLPTDGFLLLALLLYAPVGLCLLVLRVFIGVHVFLVSCALPDSLVRRFIVRVMCSVLGLLVRQSDPRLRGAGARVFIANHVTPFDHNVVSLLTSCNTPALSGAPGFICWSRGFMELGVTGSRAELVDSLKEYSAQQGNPPLLLFPEEAATNGRAGLLRFSSWPFSILDEVQPVALQVRRPLVAVSVADSSWITELLWTFFVPFTVYQVRWMPPVPRGADERSEDFALRVQELLAMELGVVSTRITAADRTEHMKRLRHTAQRLPFAPASSQRPAARPRVPPSLPGGAPEDVRVAAMAQQVKEVLPHVPLEVIRTDLVQTNCVDTTIANLLEGRVPFFPESKEPGDLPAPSTSQAAAASGIQGSVAAPSSKPATKQFAKSPVERHLSLQERKRALYDYARRRFAEKHGAARAGGSP, encoded by the exons ATGGAaccgcccgcggccccgggcccCGAGCGGCTCTTCGACTCGCACCG GTTGCCGACCGATGGGTTCCTGCTCCTGGCGCTGCTGCTCTACGCCCCCgtggggctctgcctgctcgTCCTGCGCGTCTTCATCGGCGTCCACGTGTTCCTGGTCAGCTGCGCCCTGCCCGACAGCCTCGTCCGCCG GTTCATTGTCCGTGTGATGTGCtccgtgctggggctgctggtgcgTCAGAGCGACCCTCGGCTGCGCGGGGCCGGCGCCAGGGTCTTCATTGCCAACCACGTCACCCCCTTCGACCACAACGTCGTCAGCCTGCTCACCTCCTGCAACACG cctgccctgagcGGTGCCCCAGGGTTCATCTGCTGGTCCCGGGGGTTCATGGAGCTGGGAGTGACTGGCAGCCGAGCAGAGCTGGTGGATTCCCTGAAGGAATACTCGGCCCAGCAAGGGAACCCacccctgctgctgttcccagaggAGGCGGCCACCAacggcagggctgggctgctccgCTTCAG ctcctggcccttcTCCATCCTGGATGAGGTCCAGCCCGTTGCCCTGCAGGTCCGGAGGCCGTTGGTGGCTGTG AGCGTGGCTGACTCCTCCTGGATCACGGAGCTGCTCTGGACCTTCTTCGTTCCCTTCACAGTTTATCAAGTAAG GTGGATGCCGCCTGTCCCCAGAGGAGCAGACGAGCGGAGCGAGGACTTTGCGCTCCGAGTTCAGGAG CTCTTGGCCATGGAGCTGGGTGTGGTATCCACACGGATCACCGCTGCCGACAGGACCGAGCACATGAAGAGGCTGAGGCACACGGCTCAAAGGCTGCCCTTTGCCCCAG CCTCGAGCCAGCGCCCGGCAGCCCGGCCCAGGGTGCCCCCCAGCCTGCCCGGGGGTGCTCCCGAGGACGTGAGGGTCGCGGCCATGGCACAGCAGGTCAAGGAGGTGCTGCCTCACGTGCCCTTGGAGGTCATCAGGACAGACCTGG TCCAAACCAACTGTGTGGACACCACCATTGCCAACTTGCTGGAGGGGAGAGTTCCCTTCTTCCCTGAGAGTAAAGAGCCTGGAGACCTGCCTGCCCCATCTacctcccaggctgcagctgcttctggcaTCCAGGGCTCTGTGGCTGCGCCTTCTTCCAAG CCAGCTACAAAGCAGTTTGCAAAGTCCCCCGTGGAGCgtcacctgtccctgcaggagaggaaaCGAGCCTTGTACGACTATGCCAGGAG GCGGTTCGCTGAGAAGCACGGCGCGGCAAGGGCCGGCGGCAGCCCCTGA